One stretch of Chryseobacterium sp. LJ668 DNA includes these proteins:
- the trmD gene encoding tRNA (guanosine(37)-N1)-methyltransferase TrmD gives MRIDIISVLPELMESPFRTSILKRAVDKGLVEVHFHQLRDWSINKHRQIDDEPYGGGAGMVMMIEPLDKCISELKSQRDYDEIVYLTPDGETLNQKISNSLSIKNNLIFLCGHYKGIDQRVRDLHITKEISIGDFVLTGGELAACVLADSIIRLVPGVLNDEQSALTDSFQDDLLSPPIFTRPESYKGLDVPKILLSGNSAKIEEWRHEEAVRITQQKRPDLLK, from the coding sequence GAGAGTCCGTTCAGAACTTCTATTTTGAAGAGAGCAGTTGATAAAGGTTTGGTAGAAGTACATTTTCATCAGTTGAGAGATTGGTCGATCAACAAACACAGACAGATTGATGACGAGCCTTATGGCGGCGGTGCCGGAATGGTCATGATGATCGAACCTCTGGATAAATGTATTTCTGAGCTTAAATCTCAAAGAGATTATGATGAAATTGTTTATCTGACACCCGATGGCGAAACACTGAATCAGAAAATATCCAATTCTCTATCTATAAAAAATAACCTGATTTTCCTTTGTGGCCATTACAAAGGTATAGATCAGAGAGTTCGTGATCTTCATATTACTAAAGAAATTTCCATCGGAGATTTTGTACTAACAGGTGGCGAATTGGCAGCCTGTGTTCTGGCAGATTCTATCATCCGTCTCGTTCCGGGAGTTTTGAATGATGAGCAGAGTGCATTGACCGACAGCTTTCAGGATGATCTTTTGTCACCTCCTATTTTCACAAGACCCGAATCTTATAAAGGATTAGACGTGCCTAAAATTTTATTGAGCGGAAATTCTGCTAAAATTGAAGAATGGAGACATGAAGAGGCGGTAAGAATTACACAACAAAAACGTCCGGATTTACTTAAATAA
- a CDS encoding thiamine phosphate synthase, which translates to MKKKTIESGIYLIIDPSIEEKILFSKLNLIVKEKISAIQIWDNFNEDQNIEKILLKIHEIISVNNIPLIINNRWEYLKPISLDGVHFNEIPENIDEIKKEINRDFIVGITCNNDLSTIEYAEKHRFNYISFCSMFPSKTVNSCELVDFETVQIAKSIFSGKIFLAGGIDLNNIKNLNHLNYDGIAVVSGIMSAENPSETINNYHQKIKQ; encoded by the coding sequence ATGAAAAAGAAAACCATAGAATCGGGAATCTATTTGATTATTGATCCTTCGATAGAAGAGAAAATTCTTTTTTCTAAATTAAATTTAATTGTGAAAGAAAAAATATCGGCTATTCAGATTTGGGATAATTTTAATGAAGATCAAAATATTGAAAAAATTCTTTTAAAAATTCATGAAATAATTTCAGTAAACAATATTCCGTTGATTATCAATAACCGCTGGGAATATTTAAAGCCAATTTCTTTGGATGGAGTTCATTTTAATGAAATCCCTGAAAATATTGATGAAATTAAAAAAGAAATAAACCGTGATTTCATCGTTGGAATTACCTGCAACAATGATCTTTCAACCATCGAATATGCTGAAAAACATCGGTTCAATTATATTTCTTTCTGCTCGATGTTTCCATCAAAAACAGTCAACAGTTGTGAATTGGTCGACTTTGAAACCGTTCAGATAGCGAAAAGCATTTTTAGCGGAAAAATTTTCTTAGCCGGTGGAATTGATTTAAATAATATTAAAAATTTAAATCATTTAAATTATGACGGAATAGCGGTTGTCTCAGGAATTATGAGTGCAGAAAATCCGTCAGAAACTATTAATAATTACCATCAAAAAATTAAGCAATGA
- the dusB gene encoding tRNA dihydrouridine synthase DusB → MIKIGNIELPEFPLLLAPMEDVSDPPYRRLCKLHGADMMYSEFISSEGLIRDAIKSRKKLDIFDYERPVGIQIFGGDEEAMAMSARIVETVNPDLVDINFGCPVKKVVCKGAGAGVLKDVDMMVRLTKAVVNSTSLPVTVKTRLGWDSNSINIDEVAERLQETGIKALTIHARTRGQMYKGEADWEHISRIKQNPNIEIPIFGNGDIDSPEKALEYKNKYACDGIMIGRAAIGYPWIFNEIKHFFATGEHLDAPTISDRLLAVRQHAEWSAEWKGEKLGLIEMRQHYSNYFRGIPHFKDFRRKFLEVYSLEEMDEVIKETEGFYAEYQVQV, encoded by the coding sequence ATGATAAAAATTGGCAACATAGAACTGCCGGAATTTCCGCTTTTGCTCGCTCCGATGGAAGATGTGAGTGATCCACCGTACAGAAGATTGTGCAAATTGCACGGCGCAGATATGATGTATTCAGAATTTATTTCTTCTGAAGGCCTGATCCGTGATGCGATAAAAAGCAGAAAGAAGCTGGATATCTTCGATTACGAAAGACCTGTAGGAATTCAAATTTTTGGCGGTGATGAAGAAGCAATGGCGATGTCAGCAAGAATCGTGGAAACCGTAAACCCTGATTTGGTTGACATTAATTTTGGTTGTCCGGTAAAAAAAGTGGTTTGCAAAGGAGCCGGTGCCGGAGTTTTGAAAGATGTGGATATGATGGTTCGTCTCACGAAAGCTGTTGTAAACTCTACAAGTCTTCCAGTAACGGTAAAAACCCGTTTGGGATGGGACAGCAATTCAATCAACATTGATGAAGTGGCCGAACGTCTTCAGGAAACTGGAATCAAAGCATTGACGATTCATGCAAGAACGCGTGGACAAATGTATAAAGGTGAGGCCGACTGGGAACACATCTCAAGAATCAAACAAAACCCGAATATCGAAATTCCTATTTTTGGAAACGGTGATATCGATTCGCCCGAAAAAGCTTTAGAATATAAAAATAAATATGCGTGCGACGGAATAATGATTGGTCGTGCCGCAATCGGTTATCCGTGGATTTTTAATGAAATCAAACATTTCTTTGCAACAGGAGAACATCTTGATGCTCCTACAATTTCAGACCGACTTTTAGCGGTTCGTCAGCATGCAGAATGGAGCGCAGAATGGAAAGGTGAAAAATTGGGATTAATTGAAATGAGACAGCATTATAGCAATTATTTCAGAGGAATTCCTCATTTCAAGGACTTCAGAAGAAAGTTTCTGGAAGTATATTCTTTGGAAGAAATGGATGAGGTGATCAAGGAAACTGAAGGGTTTTACGCGGAATATCAGGTCCAGGTTTAA
- a CDS encoding lamin tail domain-containing protein has protein sequence MKKVFTFIGLVSIAAFSDAQIVINEIYTGGGILGATLTNDFIELKNIGNTTASLNGATIQYGSATGPFTQYHTLPSITLPPGQTYLIQEGSDGGGIINLLNPNLIVNVVLNLDGSGPVAGVGLAIGLTSGKVALASNTTPVTGPTASNVLDFVGYGSANQYEGSSAAPSPTILNSISRITGDTNNNGIDFTASLASPQSGTLAVNDVYNTSVRSNFIKNTLVKNNEIVFGSDVKDLKVYTLSGQLVKTTSVKANETLNVAELQKGNYIVTGTVNNQPVSQKILKD, from the coding sequence ATGAAAAAAGTATTTACTTTTATCGGACTCGTTTCGATAGCAGCATTTTCTGATGCTCAGATTGTGATTAATGAAATTTATACAGGCGGCGGAATTCTAGGAGCTACCTTAACAAATGATTTCATCGAATTGAAAAATATTGGGAACACAACAGCTTCGCTTAATGGAGCAACAATTCAATATGGCTCGGCAACCGGTCCGTTTACCCAATACCATACTTTACCCAGTATCACCTTGCCACCGGGACAGACCTATCTTATTCAGGAAGGTTCTGATGGCGGCGGAATTATCAATCTTCTTAATCCTAATTTAATTGTCAATGTAGTACTTAATTTAGATGGAAGTGGCCCTGTCGCAGGTGTAGGCTTAGCAATCGGACTTACCTCGGGAAAAGTTGCTCTGGCAAGTAACACAACACCGGTGACTGGCCCTACTGCATCCAATGTTTTAGATTTTGTAGGTTACGGTTCGGCTAATCAATATGAAGGCTCAAGTGCGGCTCCGTCACCAACTATTCTGAATTCAATATCAAGAATCACCGGTGATACCAATAATAATGGTATAGACTTTACGGCCTCTCTTGCATCACCACAGTCCGGAACTTTAGCGGTGAACGATGTATACAACACTTCTGTAAGATCCAATTTTATAAAGAATACATTGGTGAAAAACAATGAGATCGTCTTTGGATCTGATGTGAAAGACCTGAAAGTATATACCCTTTCTGGTCAGCTGGTAAAAACAACTTCTGTAAAAGCTAACGAAACGCTGAATGTTGCAGAATTACAAAAAGGAAATTATATAGTGACAGGAACCGTAAATAACCAACCCGTTTCTCAGAAAATTTTAAAAGATTAG
- the deoC gene encoding deoxyribose-phosphate aldolase, which yields MNIAQYLDSTYLKTPSQTGISDIETLKKVKDLAQEAIDYQLYAVMIRPDYVSEVKKYIDEQNSDVLVGTVIGFHEGTYSVREKLAEAIQAIEDGADELDFVINYSEYLKGNLEYVGEEFLTCTQVCIENHKVAKWIIEIAALTDQQIADLTKHISNWAEENFSENDLSKIFIKSSTGFYETRDGKPNGATFEGIKIMIDNAGKLSVKAAGGVRTPEDAEKMVSLGVKRIGTSSALALLKNESSSETY from the coding sequence ATGAATATTGCCCAGTATTTAGATTCAACATATTTAAAGACACCTTCACAAACCGGGATTTCTGATATAGAAACTCTTAAAAAAGTGAAAGATCTTGCGCAGGAAGCTATTGATTATCAATTGTATGCCGTAATGATCCGTCCGGATTATGTTTCTGAAGTTAAGAAATATATTGATGAGCAAAATTCTGATGTTTTGGTAGGAACAGTCATCGGTTTTCATGAAGGAACTTATTCAGTCAGAGAAAAGTTGGCAGAAGCGATACAAGCAATAGAAGACGGCGCCGATGAATTAGATTTCGTGATCAATTATTCTGAATATTTAAAAGGAAATCTGGAATATGTAGGAGAAGAATTTCTAACGTGCACACAAGTATGCATCGAAAATCATAAAGTTGCGAAATGGATTATCGAAATTGCCGCTCTCACCGACCAGCAAATCGCGGATCTCACGAAGCACATTTCCAATTGGGCAGAAGAAAATTTTTCTGAGAATGATTTATCTAAAATTTTTATAAAATCATCAACGGGTTTTTACGAAACCAGAGACGGAAAACCAAACGGTGCCACGTTTGAAGGTATTAAGATCATGATCGATAATGCTGGTAAACTTTCCGTAAAAGCAGCAGGTGGTGTACGAACTCCCGAAGACGCCGAAAAGATGGTCAGTCTTGGTGTCAAAAGGATAGGAACTTCTTCAGCATTAGCTTTACTTAAAAATGAATCTTCTTCGGAAACATATTAA
- a CDS encoding endonuclease/exonuclease/phosphatase family protein yields the protein MELFAFYNVENLFLPDPPPNHRLDPTTSGLKNWDDRKYRDKLFKISHVFQLMKEETGILPCLIGLSEISGRKVLEDLVKMSPFNSQYGIVHYNSMDERKVDVALLYDKSKVEIIDSEAITFFFEIVDKNPENYDTTRDVLFSKVKYKEEIINVFVAHLPSKREKDINQPKREYILNEIRNRILQIVNVEKENVILCGDFNENPDDENLVKILFDDTHQKILVNPFQELYSTQNYSAFHYKSGLLFDQILLSQSFFDDNNGSLSFYDAKIFKPEKLRSRHKMFTDRPFRTFAGTRYLGGYSDHFPVFVVLKK from the coding sequence ATGGAATTGTTTGCTTTTTATAATGTAGAAAATCTATTTTTGCCAGATCCGCCGCCTAATCACAGGCTCGATCCCACAACATCGGGGCTCAAAAACTGGGATGATAGAAAATACAGGGATAAGCTTTTCAAAATTTCTCATGTTTTTCAACTAATGAAAGAAGAGACAGGTATTTTACCATGTTTGATTGGGCTTTCTGAAATTTCAGGAAGAAAGGTTTTGGAAGATCTTGTGAAAATGAGCCCATTTAATTCACAGTACGGAATCGTGCATTACAATTCTATGGACGAAAGAAAGGTAGATGTAGCCTTACTTTACGATAAGTCGAAGGTTGAAATCATAGATTCTGAAGCCATCACTTTTTTCTTTGAAATCGTCGATAAAAACCCTGAAAATTACGATACAACAAGAGATGTATTGTTTTCTAAAGTAAAATATAAGGAGGAGATCATCAATGTTTTTGTAGCGCATTTGCCATCAAAACGTGAAAAAGATATCAATCAGCCAAAAAGGGAATATATTTTGAATGAGATCAGAAACAGAATTCTCCAAATTGTGAATGTGGAAAAAGAAAATGTTATTCTGTGCGGTGATTTTAACGAGAATCCGGATGACGAAAATTTGGTGAAAATCCTTTTCGATGATACCCATCAGAAAATATTGGTCAATCCTTTTCAGGAGCTCTATTCGACTCAAAATTATTCAGCTTTTCATTATAAATCGGGTCTTTTATTTGATCAGATTTTATTATCGCAGTCTTTTTTTGATGATAATAATGGGTCTTTATCATTTTATGATGCTAAAATCTTTAAACCCGAAAAATTGAGAAGCAGACATAAAATGTTTACAGACAGACCTTTCAGGACCTTTGCAGGAACCCGTTATTTGGGTGGTTACAGTGATCATTTTCCTGTTTTTGTAGTATTAAAAAAGTAA
- a CDS encoding Trm112 family protein, producing the protein MTIKTIEKLCCPFDISDLNLTIISQDKTENIIEGLLICDTCKRIYPIISGIPIMSPDEYREFKFEQPILERWKKYLEDKKVENFRLIS; encoded by the coding sequence ATGACAATAAAAACCATAGAAAAATTATGCTGTCCGTTTGACATATCAGATTTAAATTTAACCATCATTTCACAGGATAAAACAGAAAATATTATAGAAGGATTACTGATCTGTGACACTTGCAAAAGAATCTACCCGATCATCAGCGGAATCCCCATCATGTCACCCGATGAATACCGTGAATTTAAGTTTGAACAACCCATTTTAGAACGCTGGAAGAAATATTTGGAAGATAAAAAAGTGGAGAATTTCAGACTGATTTCGTAA
- a CDS encoding AIR synthase family protein, which produces MSEILGKINHSQFEDFLKHRCGKDREEVRVGPEFGVDVSVVDLDGEKAMALTSDPLSLIPSLGLEESAWLSVHLMANDMATTGFAPMFGQFVLNLPANLSKNDFEIYWNYIHQFCKEIGVTITGGHTGFIEGQNSTMAGGGTLITIAPKEKILVSKYAKPGDTILVTKTSALSSAAILAMSFPETVKNKIGKEFYYSASASFYETSSLKDALAAVQIENSGVTAMHDVTEGGVLGAIYELAVASGNGAEVFNEKLPIGDVQSAVCNLFSLDPRYCIGAGSMIITCKKDKASEIISRLELNHVPCTQVGTITEKSSGIKLIENAKANDLLYFEEDPYWKAFFNAYKNGWK; this is translated from the coding sequence ATGAGTGAAATATTAGGGAAAATAAATCATTCTCAATTTGAAGATTTTCTAAAACATCGATGCGGAAAAGATCGTGAGGAAGTACGTGTAGGTCCTGAATTTGGCGTAGACGTTTCTGTAGTCGATTTGGATGGCGAAAAAGCGATGGCTTTAACGAGCGATCCGCTGTCTTTGATTCCGTCTTTGGGTTTGGAAGAATCGGCTTGGCTATCGGTTCATCTGATGGCGAATGATATGGCGACGACAGGTTTCGCACCGATGTTCGGACAGTTCGTTTTAAATCTTCCGGCAAACCTATCTAAAAATGATTTTGAAATTTACTGGAATTACATCCATCAATTCTGCAAAGAAATTGGTGTAACCATCACCGGCGGACATACCGGATTTATCGAAGGACAAAATTCTACCATGGCAGGCGGCGGAACTTTGATTACTATTGCTCCAAAAGAAAAAATTCTAGTTTCAAAATACGCAAAACCTGGCGATACAATTTTAGTAACCAAAACAAGCGCACTTTCATCTGCAGCAATTCTCGCGATGAGTTTTCCAGAAACCGTTAAAAATAAGATCGGAAAAGAATTTTACTATTCAGCTTCAGCTTCGTTTTATGAAACCTCATCTTTAAAAGACGCTTTGGCCGCAGTGCAAATTGAAAACTCAGGCGTGACAGCGATGCACGATGTGACAGAAGGCGGTGTTTTAGGAGCGATTTACGAATTGGCGGTTGCATCAGGAAATGGTGCCGAAGTTTTTAATGAAAAACTACCGATTGGCGATGTACAGTCAGCAGTTTGCAATCTGTTTTCTTTGGATCCAAGATATTGCATTGGTGCGGGTTCGATGATTATTACTTGTAAAAAAGATAAGGCTTCGGAAATCATTTCAAGATTAGAATTAAATCATGTTCCGTGCACACAAGTTGGAACCATTACCGAAAAATCTAGTGGGATCAAATTAATTGAAAACGCAAAAGCAAATGATTTACTGTACTTCGAAGAAGATCCTTACTGGAAAGCTTTCTTTAACGCTTATAAAAACGGTTGGAAATAA
- a CDS encoding T9SS type A sorting domain-containing protein, whose product MKKIFTIVSVFVISAISQAQSTLPYYDGFAYSGTALQTQTGWTAANTGDDIAIVSGNLSSTSLPAPTGNKISFAGAGIDAGLTLNAISTGTVYYSFLINPISMAGVTDANGGYLAYFNQNTTNFGGSLWTKRVDDNTLQFGLEVRTGTAANTTWTGNYAVNQTYLIVVAYTFNATGTSDDTVKLWVNPVTGGSIEPTPTITDTHTGTDLVNIAGFMFRQDSATETPSVEIDELRIGTTWAQVTPSGTLAVSDLNKSKSNFVKNTFVKNEEITFGSDVKDIKIYTLTGQVVKTASVKSNETLNVADLQKGNYIVTGTINNLPVSQKILKD is encoded by the coding sequence ATGAAAAAAATCTTTACAATCGTAAGTGTTTTTGTGATAAGTGCAATTTCGCAGGCTCAAAGTACTTTACCATATTATGACGGTTTTGCTTACAGCGGAACAGCTTTACAAACTCAAACAGGATGGACAGCCGCTAATACAGGTGATGATATAGCAATTGTTTCTGGTAATCTGTCATCAACTTCCCTTCCTGCTCCAACTGGAAATAAGATCAGTTTTGCAGGTGCAGGTATTGATGCAGGTCTTACACTTAATGCTATTAGCACCGGTACAGTATATTATTCTTTCCTAATAAATCCAATTTCAATGGCAGGAGTTACAGATGCAAATGGCGGGTATTTAGCATATTTCAACCAAAATACTACTAATTTTGGAGGGTCATTGTGGACCAAGCGAGTAGATGATAATACTTTACAGTTTGGATTAGAAGTACGAACTGGCACCGCAGCAAATACTACATGGACTGGCAACTATGCTGTAAATCAAACTTATCTAATTGTGGTTGCATACACATTTAATGCTACAGGAACTAGTGATGATACTGTTAAATTATGGGTTAATCCAGTTACTGGGGGAAGTATTGAACCTACACCAACTATTACTGATACTCATACAGGTACAGATCTAGTGAATATTGCAGGCTTTATGTTTAGACAAGATAGTGCTACAGAGACTCCAAGTGTAGAAATTGATGAATTAAGAATAGGAACAACTTGGGCTCAAGTGACGCCTTCAGGTACTTTAGCTGTTTCAGATCTTAACAAATCAAAATCAAACTTTGTAAAAAATACTTTCGTTAAAAACGAAGAAATCACTTTCGGTTCGGATGTAAAAGATATTAAAATCTATACTCTTACAGGTCAGGTTGTAAAAACAGCTTCTGTAAAATCTAATGAAACATTAAATGTTGCTGATTTACAAAAAGGAAATTATATCGTTACAGGAACTATAAATAATCTACCTGTTTCTCAAAAGATTTTAAAGGATTAA
- a CDS encoding class I SAM-dependent methyltransferase has protein sequence MEVTKYSGELIPQQDKNWQGRPEWFFNREHTDTYELWYEGRYKRAEIWQKKVMEQLVSKDQRIKTLLEFGCGTTRFTRWWKNIGIEATGGDISPLMLSQAIHLFDGDLVMADSHFMPFKDHSFDSLAFITTFEYYKDPVKVIREAARVAKYGIAMGMMNRNSPKVARRRAQQLFGKNPFYVTATFYTPKMLTKIIEKALVGRKYTVEWTCTGLPKWFPLQQWNVPVGDFFGLYIQLNDVE, from the coding sequence ATGGAAGTAACAAAGTATTCCGGAGAACTTATCCCCCAACAAGACAAAAACTGGCAAGGAAGACCCGAGTGGTTTTTCAACCGAGAACATACCGACACCTACGAATTGTGGTATGAAGGTCGTTACAAACGTGCCGAAATCTGGCAGAAAAAAGTAATGGAACAGCTAGTTTCCAAAGATCAAAGAATAAAAACACTGTTAGAATTCGGCTGTGGCACTACCCGATTTACCCGCTGGTGGAAAAATATTGGTATTGAAGCAACCGGTGGAGATATTTCGCCGTTGATGCTGTCACAGGCAATTCATCTTTTTGATGGTGATTTGGTGATGGCAGATTCACACTTTATGCCTTTTAAAGATCATTCTTTCGATTCACTGGCATTTATCACAACGTTTGAATATTACAAAGATCCTGTAAAAGTCATTCGTGAAGCAGCTCGTGTTGCCAAATACGGAATTGCAATGGGAATGATGAACAGAAACTCTCCGAAGGTTGCAAGGAGAAGAGCACAGCAGCTGTTTGGAAAAAACCCATTCTATGTGACAGCAACTTTTTACACTCCGAAAATGCTAACCAAGATTATTGAAAAAGCTTTGGTCGGAAGAAAATATACGGTTGAATGGACATGTACTGGGCTTCCAAAATGGTTTCCTTTACAACAATGGAATGTTCCGGTCGGCGATTTCTTTGGTTTATACATTCAGCTAAATGATGTGGAATGA
- a CDS encoding Lrp/AsnC ligand binding domain-containing protein — protein MKNSTSTSYHLDPLDKEIIYMLMDNAKSSLAFISKQVGISTTAVHQRIKKLEHAGVIENSISFLNPRKIGYKVVSYIGMFLDQPSHYPEVVKSLKEVNEVVEAHYTTGNYTIFLKVLCKDNDHLMEILNKLQKMKGVTRTETFISLEQGIYRQLKV, from the coding sequence ATGAAAAACTCAACCAGTACAAGCTATCATTTAGACCCTTTGGATAAAGAAATAATCTATATGTTGATGGATAACGCAAAAAGTTCATTAGCATTTATTTCCAAGCAAGTAGGGATCTCAACCACAGCTGTGCATCAAAGAATTAAAAAATTAGAACATGCAGGAGTTATAGAAAACTCTATTTCGTTCCTAAACCCTAGAAAAATAGGATACAAAGTAGTATCGTATATTGGGATGTTTCTCGATCAGCCAAGTCATTATCCGGAAGTTGTAAAATCACTGAAAGAAGTAAATGAAGTGGTAGAAGCACATTATACAACAGGGAACTATACGATTTTCCTTAAAGTGCTTTGTAAAGATAACGACCATCTGATGGAGATTTTAAACAAGCTTCAAAAAATGAAAGGCGTAACAAGAACTGAAACTTTTATATCTTTGGAGCAAGGTATCTACCGACAACTCAAAGTATAA